A stretch of Fusarium fujikuroi IMI 58289 draft genome, chromosome FFUJ_chr10 DNA encodes these proteins:
- a CDS encoding related to DAL5-Allantoate and ureidosuccinate permease: MPTNSTVGMGELVEDTAGGRKLSAAVDDDEKRSEELGSAPFGLVYSSKEDARVRWKLDLILLPMMVCTYVLNYMDKVALSEASIFGIKEDLNLLGQQYSWSSSIFYLGYLVWQYPSSHLMQKLPIGRYFGVLIFLWGLTACTTAFTKDFATLCVNRVFLGVFESCMLPILTILISQYWTREEQPLRTSLWWSASAVGSFMADAITYGLSGSDHSGSKYAVWQVVYLVFGPMTMFWGVVVFLGVPASPSNAWFFSKRERDVATDRVLKNHTGIKNTEYKWNQVWECLRDPQPWILAIHAFLQCLQGGGLTSFSKIVLTQTLGYTSRHATLMAMPSNAIHLVSVVFAGWFCTRFKNTRCYVMVATNIIVLIGAVLVDNLPQSNHQGRLASFYIIYVNTVPFGLGMSMLSSNIAGFTKKSTASVMMFLGYCLGQFTGPQFFITHEAPQFQTAFKGFYSSVAAMIIFEIVLLIYIKYQNHRRDRRQVQEIHNVNISGDDLDLTDWQQDSFRYIW, encoded by the exons ATGCCGACCAACTCCACCGTCGGGATGGGTGAATTGGTTGAAGATACAGCTGGCGGTCGCAAACTCAGTGCTGccgtggatgatgatgagaagcgcTCGGAGGAACTGGGGTCTGCCCCTTTTGGGCTTGTATATAGCTCCAAGGAAGATGCGAGGGTCCGATGGAAGCTCGACCTGATCCTGCTGCCCATG ATGGTGTGCACATACGTCCTCAACTATATGGATAAAGTCGCTTTATCCGAGGCTTCCATCTTTGGCATCAAGGAAGATCTG AACCTCCTGGGGCAGCAGTATAGTTGGTCATCCTCAATATTCTACCTGGGTTACCTGGTTTGGCAATATCCCAGCTCTCACTTGATGCAGAAACTTCCCAT TGGACGATACTTCGGTGTGCTGATCTTTCTCTGGGGTCTCACCGCCTGCACCACGGCATTCACAAAAGACTTTGCAACACTCTGCGTCAACCGCGTCTTCCTCGGTGTTTTCGAATCATGCATGTTGCCCATTCTCACGATCCTCATATCCCAGTACTGGACACGTGAGGAGCAGCCTCTTCGCACGTCGCTTTGGTGGTCCGCCAGTGCTGTCGGATCTTTCATGGCCGATGCGATAACATACGGACTCTCGGGTAGCGATCATTCAGGCTCCAAGTATGCCGTCTGGCAAGTCGTCTACCTTGTCTTCGGGCCGATGACGATGTTCTGGGGTGTTGTTGTCTTTCTTGGCGTTCCGGCATCGCCTTCGAATGCATGGTTCTTCAGCAAGAGAGAGCGCGACGTCGCTACTGATAGG GTCCTTAAGAACCATACTGGTATCAAAAACACCGAATACAAATGGAACCAAGTCTGGGAATGCCTCAGGGATCCTCAGCCGTGGATATTAGCGATACACGCCTTTCTTCAATGCCTACAAGGAGGCGGTCTGACATCG TTTTCAAAGATCGTGTTGACTCAGACCCTCGGCTACACGAGTCGCCACGCCACGTTGATGGCCATGCCGTCCAACGCCATCCACCTTGTTTCAGTAGTCTTTGC TGGTTGGTTTTGCACTCGTTTTAAGAACACCAGGTGTTACGTCATGGTCGCAACGAACATTATCGTCTTGATAGGAGCCGTGTTAGTGGATA ACCTTCCACAATCTAACCACCAAGGCCGACTTGcatctttttata TCATTTATGTCAATACCGTCCCTTTCGGACTTGGCATGAGTATGCTGTCCTCGAATATCGCAGGGTTTACCAAGAAGTCGACCGCAAGC GTCATGATGTTCCTGGGCTACTGTCTTGGCCAATTCACAGGCCCCCAATTCTTCATCACGCACGAGGCACCACAGTTCCAGACTGCTTTCAAAGGCTTTTACTCCTCAGTCGCTGCCATGATTATCTTTGAAATCGTTCTGCT CATCTACATCAAGTACCAGAACCATCGTCGGGATCgtcgccaagttcaagaaatCCATAACGTAAACATTTCCGGGGATGATTTAGATCTTACGGATTGGCAGCAAGACTCGTTTAGATATATTTGGTGA
- a CDS encoding related to aspartic proteinase OPSB translates to MALITLAAVAAAFALPGLAAATKTPAGVISVPLSRDEGLTEYYAKLQVGTPLQTEYLKIDTGSPRYSFLDPRNEICKKQGNNCKTLGTFNNKTSKTSHYAGTGFADALGYVGQGDYLTDTVVIGGVSTKNMYFGYTSFYSFPDKLSGDIRTILGKKTLSDVIGAELTSCEPGLSLECGVAGPKCTDRFSAYMLPELKNASKINYLASSIYLGPDDKKAANARMLLGGAYDKAKIDGDLITVPMVDPFSVDLTGGQTNSVNVTSVEVFLTKGNNHTKETYGKKNVGVPVLLDTGVASWYLTDKTMPPILRAFGAKEQPFGQQYFVVDCKYADSKRNDGYIAVEFGVHGTIKVPLHGVVSKFPDGTCGVFAASRGYPVSIFGDPFLRNVYSIFDQEKFSISMGKVKHTAEENIVPFPKGGFKPTHY, encoded by the exons ATGGCTCTCATCACTCTGGCCGCCGTCGCTGCTGCGTTCGCGCTTCCTGGCCTCGCTGCCGCGACCAAGACTCCTGCTGGTGTCATCTCCGTTCCGTTATCTCGCGATGAGGGCCTAACAGAGTACTATGCCAAGCTGCAGGTTGGCACACCGCTGCAGACAGAGTATCTCAAGATCGACACGGGCAGCCCGCGATATTCTTTCCTTGACCCTCGCAACGAGATCTGCAAAAAGCAGGGAAATAACTGCAAAACGCTTGGtaccttcaacaacaaaacatcCAA AACATCTCACTACGCAGGGACTGGCTTCGCTGATGCCTTGGGCTACGTTGGTCAGGGCGACTATCTCACCGACACTGTAGTCATCGGCGGTGTTTCGACCAAGAACATGTACTTTGGTTATACGTCTTTTTATAGTTTCCCCGACAAGCTCAGCGGTGACATCCGCACAATTCTCGGTAAGAAAACACTATCCGACGTGATAGGTGCTGAGCTGACAAGCTGCGAACCAGGTCTATCGCTGGAGTGCGGGGTTGCTGGCCCCAAGTGCACTGATAGGTTCTCCGCGTATATGCTGCCGGAGCTGAAGAACGCCTCCAAGATCAACTACCTTGCGTCGAGCATCTACCTCGGCCCCGATGACAAGAAAGCCGCCAACGCCAGAATGCTCCTTGGCGGCGCCtacgacaaggccaagattgacGGTGATCTCATCACCGTGCCAATGGTCGACCCCTTCAGTGTTGATCTCACCGGTGGTCAGACCAACTCGGTCAACGTCACCTCTGTCGAGGTATTCCTCACCAAGGGTAACAACCACACAAAGGAAACATACGGAAAGAAGAATGTCGGTGTTCCCGTGTTGCTTGACACTGGTGTTGCGAGCTGGTATCTCACGGACAAGACCATGCCTCCTATCCTCCGCGCTTTTGGTGCCAAGGAACAGCCTTTTGGCCAGCAATACTTCGTAGTTGACTGCAAGTATGCTGACTCCAAGCGCAACGACGGGTACATCGCTGTTGAGTTTGGCGTTCACGGCACGATCAAGGTTCCGCTCCACGGCGTGGTGTCGAAGTTTCCCGATGGCACTTGTGGAGTATTCGCTGCTTCTCGTGGGTATCCTGTGTCTATCTTTGGTGATCCTTTCCTGCGCAACGTGTACAGCATCTTTGACCAGGAGAAGTTCTCCATCTCGATGGGTAAGGTGAAGCATACTGCTGAGGAGAATATTGTACCTTTCCCGAAGGGAGGCTTTAAGCCAACTCACTACTAA
- a CDS encoding probable aspartic proteinase precursor, with protein sequence MSLKLLQLIAALAASAHGLAVPDSQGAAFSVDALPSTSEEFDPAAERQMLEAKYPATHGDIKEARSVKQSGSAKVKPASSGLSFFVPTVVGNQTFKLIYDTGSADLWVYSNESSPFQSLDHPTYVPTSSAELLKNYNWSIKYAFGSEVSGVVYTDTVKAGPVVAHKQAVEAATIIQAEFASDGILGLAFSTINTVQPKKQKTFFETLLPTLKKKVFAANLRLDGKPATWDFGYIDDTKFKGKIAYTPVVSQKYWSMNVSTYAIGKGSFTSSKKTVGEVLVDSGTSLVYLPEAVVNDYYSHIRGYKLLEGGSRTFPCNSTIPDFHFKIDSTTLSIPGRDVNYTVYDPAERTCVGAIQTQLNSKYSVLGNLFMRNYYVVHSREEATPKLGFAPH encoded by the exons ATGTCtctcaaacttcttcaaTTGATTGCAGCCTTGGCTGCTTCTGCGCATGGCCTTGCTGTTCCAGATAGCCAAGGCGCTGCTTTCAGTGTCGATGCTTTACCTTCGACATCAGAGGAGTTCGATCCAGCTGCCGAGAGGCAGATGCTCGAGGCGAAATACCCTGCGACGCATGGCGATATCAAAGAAGCGCGTAGCGTGAAGCAGTCAGGCTCTGCCAAAGTGAAGCCTGCCTCATCTGGCCTGTCCTTCTTCGTCCCTACAGTCGTCGGAAACCAGACTTTCAAGTTGATCTACGACACGGGCTCTGCTGATTT GTGGGTATATTCCAACGAGTCTTCTCCCTTCCAGAGCCTGGACCACCCAACCTATGTCCCAACATCATCCGCAGAGCTTCTTAAGAACTATAACTGGTCCATCAAGTACGCATTTGGCAGTGAGGTCAGCGGTGTCGTTTACACCGACACCGTCAAGGCGGGCCCCGTTGTAGCCCACAAGCAAGCCGTCGAAGCTGCCACCATCATCCAAGCTGAGTTCGCCTCCGATGGTATTCTAGGTCTCGCATTCAGTACCATCAACACCGTCCAgcccaagaagcaaaagacttTCTTCGAAACTCTCCTGCCTACTCTGAAAAAGAAGGTTTTTGCTGCGAATCTCAGACTCGATGGCAAGCCTGCGACTTGGGACTTTGGATACATTGACGACACCAAGTTCAAGGGCAAAATCGCCTACACCCCCGTTGTCAGCCAGAAGTACTGGTCAATGAATGTGAGCACCTATGCCATTGGCAAAGGCTCTTtcaccagcagcaagaagacaGTTGGAGAGGTCCTCGTCGACTCCGGCACGTCCCTTGTTTACCTCCCTGAAGCTGTGGTGAACGACTATTACAGCCACATCAGGGGCTACAAGCTCCTAGAAGGGGGCAGTCGCACATTCCCATGCAACAGCACCATTCCCGACTTCCACTTCAAGATCGACAGCACCACGCTCTCTATTCCCGGGCGAGATGTTAACTACACTGTATATGACCCCGCTGAGCGTACCTGTGTTGGAGCGATCCAGACTCAGCTTAACAGCAAGTACTCTGTGCTAGGAAACTTGTTTATGAGAAACTACTATGTTGTTCATAGCCGGGAGGAGGCTACCCCAAAGCTTGGCTTTGCGCCGCATTGA